Genomic segment of Thermoflexus sp.:
TGATCGCCGATTTCGAAGGCCCGCTTCGGGAACGGGTGCTCGCCTGTGACGGCATATGGCTTGGGACGCAGACGGTGCGCCATGAGGAATCCGAGCTGGCCCGGGCGATGGAGGCCGCGCTGGGCCAGGGGGCGGACTTCCTGATCCTGGCCGGCGAGACAGCGATTATGGATGAAGAAGACATCGCCCCCCGGGCGATCCGGCGCATCGGGGGAAGGGTGGAGGCGTTCGGGGCGCCGGTGGATCCGGGGAACCTCCTGCTGATCGCTTACTATGGGGAGATCCCGATTCTGGGGGCGCCGGGCTGCGCGCGGAGCCGCCATCGGAACGTGGTGGACTGGGTGATCCCCCGCCTGATGGCCGGGCTGCGCCTGACCCGGGAGGAGATCGCCTCCATGGGCCACGGGGGACTGATGGAGGATGTCGAGGAACGCCCCGCGCCTCGATGGATTGGCTCTTCTTAATTCGAGCGGCGCTGCGCAAGAAGCGGAGAACGCGCTGTCTCTTTCGAAAGCGATCCCATCCTCCCCCATGCTTTTTGACAGATCAAAGCCCTGTATTTATCATGGGATGATGATTCGCAGCGGCTCCGATCCAGGGATCCGCTGCGCCATACAACTGAATCACCACGACCTGCGGGGCAGGGTGAGGTCGCCTTCGGGCGGCCAATTCCCGACCGGCGGTGATGGAGGGAGTTTCCCTCGCCTCCTCAGCCCGCGAGCCGAGGCCCACTGGGCCGAGGCAGGACACCGGTGAAAGTCCGGGGCCGACCGTATAGTCGGGATGGGAGCAGGTGGCGTTCCCATGGCGCGCTGCGCATGGCGCGAACCCGCCCCGAAGGCATTTGGAACGCCTTCGGGGTTGTTGTTCCATGCGCGGTGGAGGGAAGGCGTTTGCCCTGCCCCCGAAGGTCCGTGACCTTCGGGGGTTTTTCTTTACCAGGGCTGACTTCCCTCGATTCAAAACGGCATGGGACTTCCACTCTCACGCCATGGGATCCGGGAAGCTCGGAACCTGCAGAGTTCCGAGGGATAACCGGTTTTCCTGCCCCGGGGTCTGTGGATCCCGGGGCTTTCTGTTTCCGGGCAGAACGCCTGGATCGCTTCCCCCAACGCTTTCACGGGATGGGGGGATCCCGGACGTTCATCATAGGGGGATCGGAAATGCATGGAAAAGCGACCGGATGGAGCGCCAGGGTTCGGAATACGGCCTGGCTCCCTCGAGCGGGGGCGGCATTGCTCTTCGTTCTGATGTGGAGCCTGGTGGTGCGCCTGGGAGATTACCCGCCCTTTATCCTGCCCGGGCCGGAGCAGGTGGCGGCCCGGATGTGGGCGCTGGCGGCCAGCGGATCCCTCTGGCGTCACTGGTGGGCGACGGCGGTCGAGGTCGGGCTGGGGCTGAGCCTGGGGGTAACGGTGGGCCTAAGCCTCGCCTATCCCCTCGCCCACTGGCGCCTGTTCGAGCGCATGGTGGCCCCCTATCTGGTGGCCTCCCAGGCGGTGCCCATCGTCGCGGTCGCCCCCCTCCTGATCATCTGGTTCGGTCCGGGGCTCTTGGCCCGGGTCCTGGTGAGCGCCCTCATCGCTTTCTTCCCGGTCCTGATCGCCGCCATCGCCGGTTTCCGCCAGGTGCCCCCGGAGTGGCGGGAGCTGTTCCGCAGCCTGCGGGCCACACGGTGGCAGACCTTCTGGAAGCTGGAATGGCCTGCGGCCCTTCCGGTGATCTTCGGGGGCCTGAAAATCGGTGCCACCCTCTCGGTGATCGGGGCGTTCGTGGGGGAGCTGATCAGCGCTGATCGGGGGATCGGTTTCCTGATTAAGCAGGGCCAGGGCCTCTATGACACCCCCCTGGTGTTCGGAGGGATCCTGCTCCTGGCCTCCCAGGCCCTGCTGCTTTACGGGATGATCGCCGCCCTGGAGCATCGATGGGCGCAGAGGGAATGAGCGCTTCCCCATGGACTCACAGGACGGGTTTGTCATCGATCCTGCATCCCGCGATGGAGGTGAACGATGCGTCATCCCTGGATACCTTCCGGCTTGCTCCTCATCGCCCTGACTGCCTGTCAGGTGCTCGCCGGCCCGCCCGCGCCGGCCACCCCCACCCCAATCCGTCTGCCCATGGGATACATCGCCAACGTGCAGTTCGCCCCCTTCTATGTAGCCGTCGAGAAGGGCTACTTCGCCCAGGAAGGGATCGAGCTCTCCTTTGATTACAGTTTCGAAACCAACGGTGTGCAGCTGGTGGGGGCCGGACAACTGCCCTTCGCCCTGGTAAGCGGCGAGCAGGTGCCGCTGGCCCGGGCCCAGGGGCTGCCCATCGTGATGGTCGCCCAGTGGTATCAACGCTATCCTATCGCGGTGTTCGCTATAGCGGAGAAAGGGATCCGGACCCCCTCGGATCTTCGGGGCCGCAAGGTGGGCCTCCCCGGTTTCTTCGGCGCTTCCTATGTGGGATTCAAGGCGCTGCTCTACGCTGGCGGGCTCCGGGATGAGGAAGTGGAAGCCGTGGATCTGGGGGGCTTCACCCAGGTGGCGGCTGTAAAGGAGGGGAGGGTCGATGCGGCAGTGGGATACATCAACAACGAGCCGCTGGTTCTGCGGCGAGCCGGCTTCACGGTGAACGTCATCGATGTGGCGGATTACGCGGCCCTGGTCGGCAACGGCATCATCACCAACGAGCGAACCATCCGGGATCAACCGGATCTGGTGCGGCGGTTCCTGCGGGCGTTCCTGCGAGGCCTGCGAGATACGCTGCGGAACCCCCGGGAGGCGTTCGAGATCAGCAAGAAGTATGTGGAAGGGTTGAGCGGCGAGAACGAGCGGGCCCAGTGGGAGGTGCTGCAGGCGACGCTGCCATTATGGCAAGCCGAGGTGCCGGGCCGCTCGGATCTCCGCGCCTGGCAGCAGATGACGGCTGTGCTGGTGCGGATGGGTCAGCTGAAGGAGCCCGGGGATCTGCAGGCAGCTTTCACCAACGCCTTCGTAGAGGAGCTCTGGCCCCAGGTGGAGCGCGGGCGATGACCGATCGACCGATCCTGATGGCGCGCCATATCGCCCACTGCTATCGAACGGGGCGAGGGGAGGTCTGGGCGCTGCGGGAGGTTTCCCTGAGGCTGCAGCAGGGAGAGTTCGTCTGTCTGGTGGGACCTTCGGGATGCGGCAAGACCACGCTGCTGCGCATCCTGGCCGGCCTGCTCCCCCCCACGCGGGGGGAAATCTGGCTGGGGGATCAACCCCTTCGGGGGCCGGATCGACGGATCGGGATCGTGTTCCAGAAGGATTCGCTGTTGCCATGGCGGACAGCGCTGGAGAACGTGCGGCTGCCGCTGGAGCTGAGCGGATGGCCCGGGCCCGAGGCCGCCCGGCGAGCGCAGGCGCTCCTGGAACAGGTCGGCCTGCAGGGTTTCGAGCATGCCTATCCCCGGGAGCTTTCCGGGG
This window contains:
- a CDS encoding ABC transporter permease, producing MHGKATGWSARVRNTAWLPRAGAALLFVLMWSLVVRLGDYPPFILPGPEQVAARMWALAASGSLWRHWWATAVEVGLGLSLGVTVGLSLAYPLAHWRLFERMVAPYLVASQAVPIVAVAPLLIIWFGPGLLARVLVSALIAFFPVLIAAIAGFRQVPPEWRELFRSLRATRWQTFWKLEWPAALPVIFGGLKIGATLSVIGAFVGELISADRGIGFLIKQGQGLYDTPLVFGGILLLASQALLLYGMIAALEHRWAQRE
- a CDS encoding ABC transporter substrate-binding protein, yielding MRHPWIPSGLLLIALTACQVLAGPPAPATPTPIRLPMGYIANVQFAPFYVAVEKGYFAQEGIELSFDYSFETNGVQLVGAGQLPFALVSGEQVPLARAQGLPIVMVAQWYQRYPIAVFAIAEKGIRTPSDLRGRKVGLPGFFGASYVGFKALLYAGGLRDEEVEAVDLGGFTQVAAVKEGRVDAAVGYINNEPLVLRRAGFTVNVIDVADYAALVGNGIITNERTIRDQPDLVRRFLRAFLRGLRDTLRNPREAFEISKKYVEGLSGENERAQWEVLQATLPLWQAEVPGRSDLRAWQQMTAVLVRMGQLKEPGDLQAAFTNAFVEELWPQVERGR
- a CDS encoding ABC transporter ATP-binding protein, with amino-acid sequence MTDRPILMARHIAHCYRTGRGEVWALREVSLRLQQGEFVCLVGPSGCGKTTLLRILAGLLPPTRGEIWLGDQPLRGPDRRIGIVFQKDSLLPWRTALENVRLPLELSGWPGPEAARRAQALLEQVGLQGFEHAYPRELSGGMQQRVALARALAADPDILLLDEPFATLDAITRERLNEMLIELWERHRKTVLMVTHDVHEAAWLADRVLVMSPRPGTLVAEIQIPAPRPRGANRWSHPAFLQIVWAIRQALGNGG